Proteins encoded together in one Chryseobacterium sp. G0201 window:
- a CDS encoding phytoene desaturase family protein: MIENLQVDELVIGAGLCGLMYGVAAVTEGSSVVISEAHHKVGGYATNFYRNKRKFVFDCSQHKVSGLKENVGNLWNTLKRLDLQTLLDEFELHEEIGTVVYKKQFIKLPSEPEDIKKTLITHFPDELTGIKKMFQDIESHGYQHYMFFRKLMNEYTINRDILRDSRGLSKITARDYFKTIFKGPDIIEVLSPIAIYSGSISNEVNAFYFLHCLYAMFYGGPAFMKGTGQRISDMLLKEFLDRGGILLKKNPVYEMEDLGDHMLVTTRKKMVTAKRIIATCAPEDVVRMLKKDEKSQEFKEVLKNFTVGWGHFCVFVVLSVPPEELGIISPEYLLVSDTGDDFTEEDFETDRYYDLFTLSVSNYHRVDPGGGYILQFIILDHGDRWFHLSENEYNQRKEKIQRKLIGRVLKTFPQIESKMIYTEASTPKTNYKFTFATKGSAFAYKMLPKTNLGLLSNFPNDKVKLVSTWSGGPGYETAMCFGFTQGKLLNMKKH; the protein is encoded by the coding sequence ATGATCGAAAATTTACAAGTCGATGAATTAGTAATAGGCGCAGGGCTCTGTGGGCTTATGTACGGTGTGGCAGCAGTTACCGAAGGTAGTTCGGTTGTTATTAGCGAGGCTCACCATAAAGTAGGTGGCTATGCTACTAATTTTTATAGGAACAAAAGAAAATTTGTTTTTGACTGCAGCCAACATAAAGTAAGCGGGCTCAAAGAAAATGTCGGAAATTTGTGGAATACCCTTAAAAGACTGGATCTACAGACATTACTTGACGAATTCGAATTACACGAAGAAATTGGAACAGTAGTCTATAAAAAACAATTCATCAAACTTCCATCCGAGCCAGAAGATATAAAAAAGACGCTCATTACCCACTTCCCGGATGAATTGACAGGAATAAAAAAAATGTTTCAGGATATAGAATCTCACGGGTATCAGCATTATATGTTTTTTAGGAAGCTGATGAATGAATATACTATAAACAGAGATATTTTGAGAGATAGCAGGGGGCTATCAAAGATTACAGCCCGCGATTATTTTAAAACCATTTTTAAAGGACCTGACATTATAGAGGTACTTAGCCCCATTGCCATTTATTCAGGATCAATCTCCAATGAAGTCAATGCATTCTACTTTCTTCACTGCCTCTATGCTATGTTCTACGGCGGTCCTGCATTTATGAAAGGAACAGGACAACGTATTTCAGATATGCTCCTAAAAGAATTTTTAGACCGCGGTGGAATACTCTTAAAGAAAAACCCGGTATATGAAATGGAAGATCTGGGTGATCATATGCTTGTAACTACCAGAAAAAAAATGGTGACAGCAAAAAGGATAATTGCAACATGTGCTCCTGAAGACGTTGTAAGAATGCTGAAAAAAGATGAAAAGTCACAGGAATTTAAAGAAGTCCTAAAAAATTTCACCGTTGGATGGGGACACTTTTGTGTATTTGTTGTACTATCTGTTCCACCTGAAGAACTGGGAATTATCTCACCCGAATACCTTTTAGTATCAGATACAGGAGATGATTTCACAGAAGAAGATTTTGAAACTGACCGCTACTATGATCTTTTCACATTGAGTGTAAGCAATTACCATCGAGTAGATCCAGGGGGGGGCTATATTCTTCAGTTTATTATTTTAGATCACGGAGACCGTTGGTTCCATCTGTCTGAAAATGAATACAATCAGAGAAAAGAAAAAATTCAGAGAAAACTGATCGGAAGAGTCCTTAAAACATTTCCACAGATAGAATCAAAAATGATTTACACTGAAGCTTCAACACCTAAGACCAATTATAAATTCACTTTTGCTACCAAGGGTTCAGCTTTCGCTTACAAGATGCTTCCAAAGACCAATTTAGGACTCTTAAGCAATTTTCCCAATGATAAAGTAAAACTTGTCAGTACATGGTCTGGGGGTCCCGGCTATGAAACAGCAATGTGCTTCGGATTTACTCAAGGAAAATTATTAAATATGAAAAAACACTAA
- a CDS encoding 3-oxoacyl-ACP synthase III family protein: protein MNTVISGFGHALPSATIDNKTIVERMNTTEEFIETRTGVLTRKHISENETTSVLMVQACKKAIEKAGLSPEDIDMLIVNTLSPDHHDPSQACLIQPMLSLKNTIPVFDIRAQCSGLIYGMDIAKQFIATGTHQHILICCGEALSKRMDYSNEGRNLSILLGDGAGAVVLSASEDPNKGILHASTHADGNYFKLLWTESPGTSGKTFNGDQSKCPHFRMDGKTMFKHAVKNFTEIIIQTFEKHNLSIEDIHVIIPHQPNMRILDAVVHNLEIPKDKVQVNVHKYGNIASGSLPITLSEYMENTRPEERAGKLALIVGYGSGATWGSILYRF from the coding sequence ATGAATACTGTCATATCCGGCTTTGGCCATGCTCTACCCTCTGCAACGATAGATAATAAAACAATTGTTGAACGGATGAATACTACGGAAGAATTTATAGAAACCCGCACAGGTGTACTTACCAGAAAACATATTTCTGAAAATGAAACCACAAGTGTATTGATGGTTCAAGCCTGTAAAAAAGCAATAGAAAAGGCCGGTCTCTCACCGGAAGACATCGATATGTTGATTGTGAATACATTGAGTCCGGATCACCATGATCCCTCCCAGGCCTGTCTCATTCAACCAATGCTTTCTCTAAAAAATACAATTCCTGTGTTCGATATTCGAGCACAGTGTAGCGGCCTTATTTATGGAATGGATATCGCGAAACAGTTTATAGCAACAGGAACTCATCAGCATATATTAATATGTTGTGGAGAAGCTTTATCAAAAAGAATGGATTACTCTAATGAAGGAAGGAATCTTTCCATATTACTCGGTGACGGTGCAGGAGCAGTGGTTTTAAGTGCTTCAGAAGATCCAAATAAAGGGATATTGCATGCATCAACACACGCTGATGGAAATTATTTCAAACTGCTTTGGACTGAAAGTCCCGGGACGTCAGGCAAAACCTTCAACGGAGATCAAAGCAAATGCCCTCATTTTAGAATGGATGGCAAAACCATGTTTAAACATGCCGTAAAAAATTTCACAGAAATAATCATACAGACCTTTGAAAAGCATAATCTTTCAATTGAAGATATACATGTTATTATCCCTCACCAACCCAATATGAGAATTCTTGATGCAGTAGTACATAATCTGGAAATTCCAAAAGATAAAGTACAGGTTAATGTTCACAAATATGGAAACATTGCTTCTGGTTCCTTACCTATTACGTTGAGTGAATATATGGAGAATACCCGTCCAGAAGAAAGAGCTGGAAAACTGGCACTTATAGTAGGATACGGCTCCGGAGCAACATGGGGAAGTATTTTATATCGATTTTAA
- the fabG gene encoding 3-oxoacyl-ACP reductase FabG: MQIDLTDKHFLVTGGGRGIGKAIVQQLLSSGASVSFTYNHGKETAEFFFHKLSAEFPGKILLYHADIKDEEQSKSLIVEIEKSPLGSLYGLINNAGITMDSPFFSMTTDMWISVLDTNLNGTFYLIKAAIRSLIRKKNSKIINISSISGVKAAMGQANYGATKAAIISLTKTLALEFAKFDLQVNAVAPGFIDTEMVAKMNEQDKKRIHQMIPMKRMGKTEEIAELVTFLCSDKSNYITGQTFIIDGGLTL, from the coding sequence ATGCAAATAGATTTAACAGACAAACATTTTTTAGTAACAGGTGGTGGAAGAGGAATTGGCAAAGCCATTGTGCAGCAATTGCTTTCATCAGGAGCATCTGTATCATTTACCTACAATCATGGGAAAGAAACTGCAGAGTTTTTTTTTCACAAACTTTCTGCAGAATTTCCGGGTAAGATATTGCTTTATCATGCTGATATAAAAGATGAAGAGCAATCAAAATCTTTAATCGTCGAAATAGAAAAATCTCCATTAGGTTCACTATATGGTTTAATAAATAATGCAGGGATTACAATGGATTCTCCTTTTTTCAGCATGACCACAGATATGTGGATCAGTGTACTTGATACAAACCTCAATGGAACATTTTACCTAATTAAAGCAGCGATAAGATCTCTCATTCGTAAGAAAAATTCAAAAATTATAAATATATCATCTATTTCGGGAGTAAAAGCAGCAATGGGACAGGCCAATTACGGAGCAACTAAAGCCGCTATTATTTCTTTAACCAAAACACTAGCATTGGAATTTGCAAAATTCGACTTACAGGTAAATGCTGTTGCACCAGGTTTTATTGATACTGAAATGGTCGCCAAAATGAACGAACAGGATAAAAAGAGAATACATCAGATGATTCCTATGAAAAGAATGGGTAAAACAGAAGAGATCGCAGAGTTAGTAACTTTTCTATGTTCAGACAAAAGCAACTATATCACCGGACAGACATTCATTATCGATGGAGGGTTAACTTTATAA
- a CDS encoding beta-ketoacyl synthase N-terminal-like domain-containing protein gives MKTNNISNNDIVISVIGFNSPYGTDIDKFFLQKEAETKSLIIEDHDPQKFLKQKGQRFLNKATLLYCNVAFHAIYKRDLKSKIDEVPERIGLYDGTELSNLEDCFIFDLTAKNQGPDRVSPMKAPSTIANAAASQMAIQAGIKGPNFSVCAGMAGSLQALDIASLHLKQGITDYGIIASTEVRNNYQESIRRGNNNQHRPASTELGIAMVLERRKTLSEKGRKPLGVIKKIHSETHTEDFRIEVFLYHSISNMAALFNFDTIIFSGGTSAIDEATFEKLLRKNGVNKSVVYPENLFGDNDNAGGMLGIAFAISIFEGNNIYKTEQENIMVLSVDKTGTMILTIIGKAK, from the coding sequence ATGAAGACAAATAACATTTCAAATAACGATATAGTAATTTCTGTAATAGGCTTCAATAGCCCGTATGGAACAGATATTGACAAATTTTTCTTACAGAAAGAAGCAGAGACAAAGTCCCTAATTATCGAAGATCATGATCCTCAGAAGTTTTTGAAACAAAAAGGACAAAGGTTTCTTAACAAAGCAACACTTCTTTACTGTAATGTCGCATTTCATGCGATATATAAAAGAGACCTTAAATCAAAAATTGATGAAGTCCCCGAAAGAATCGGTCTTTATGATGGTACAGAACTTTCAAACCTTGAAGATTGTTTTATTTTTGATTTAACTGCAAAAAATCAAGGCCCGGACCGTGTAAGCCCTATGAAAGCCCCAAGTACGATTGCCAATGCAGCAGCCAGCCAGATGGCCATTCAGGCAGGAATAAAAGGTCCGAATTTCAGTGTATGTGCAGGGATGGCAGGAAGTCTTCAGGCATTGGATATTGCTTCGCTCCATTTAAAACAAGGAATCACAGATTACGGGATTATTGCCTCTACAGAAGTACGAAATAACTATCAGGAATCAATTCGCAGAGGAAATAATAACCAGCACAGACCAGCATCTACAGAATTAGGGATTGCTATGGTTTTAGAACGCAGGAAAACCTTGTCCGAAAAAGGCAGAAAACCTTTAGGTGTAATTAAAAAAATTCACTCTGAAACACATACAGAGGATTTCCGCATAGAAGTATTCTTATATCACAGTATTTCGAATATGGCAGCTTTATTCAATTTTGATACCATCATTTTTTCCGGAGGCACTTCGGCTATTGATGAAGCTACCTTTGAAAAATTGTTACGAAAAAATGGAGTGAACAAGTCTGTCGTTTATCCTGAAAACCTATTTGGAGATAATGATAACGCAGGTGGAATGCTGGGAATAGCCTTTGCTATTTCCATATTTGAAGGAAATAACATCTACAAGACAGAGCAAGAAAACATCATGGTTCTCTCAGTTGATAAAACAGGAACCATGATTCTCACTATAATAGGAAAAGCAAAATAA
- a CDS encoding MBL fold metallo-hydrolase, with product MWIKTIGKINNILTILGTVSNPVYLVKEGHEYMLVEGGLTRDVEILLTQLKEHVFDLSLIKYWFITHSHYDHCGTVEYIYPYLENVKIYTSINTAENFRNEKYVKKIRQLNSLISDKEISGSANLTEISFVVVYDKQKIETESGLWEIIYTPGHSRCSMSIYNKEKDILFVSDALGEIINKKKWLPLAFDHVGQFIESILTLGRLHAKTIILGHNGILTEVEALSAPANSLLSCKALMEFVSTCKDNFSQDELVDLVCKEYNVMDHSFIPDQVYRKSIELLLSNLKIESFV from the coding sequence ATGTGGATCAAGACAATAGGAAAAATAAACAATATCTTAACTATCTTAGGAACAGTATCTAACCCGGTCTACCTCGTAAAAGAAGGTCACGAATACATGCTGGTAGAAGGAGGATTAACACGGGATGTAGAAATTCTGCTGACTCAATTGAAAGAACATGTATTTGATTTGTCATTAATCAAATACTGGTTTATTACACACTCCCATTATGATCATTGCGGCACCGTAGAATATATATATCCTTATCTAGAAAATGTAAAAATCTATACCTCGATAAATACGGCAGAAAACTTTCGTAATGAAAAATATGTAAAAAAAATACGCCAGCTTAATTCACTCATATCAGATAAAGAAATATCTGGATCAGCCAATTTGACTGAAATTTCTTTTGTAGTTGTATATGATAAACAAAAAATAGAAACTGAATCAGGACTTTGGGAAATTATTTATACTCCTGGTCACAGCCGATGTTCTATGAGTATCTATAATAAGGAAAAAGATATCTTATTCGTGTCTGATGCCCTAGGTGAAATCATCAACAAAAAAAAATGGCTCCCATTGGCATTTGATCATGTAGGCCAGTTTATAGAGAGTATTCTTACACTGGGACGTCTGCATGCAAAAACCATTATTTTGGGACATAATGGCATACTTACAGAAGTAGAGGCCTTATCCGCTCCGGCCAACAGCCTATTAAGCTGTAAAGCACTAATGGAATTTGTCAGTACCTGTAAAGATAATTTTTCACAGGACGAATTAGTAGATCTTGTATGCAAAGAATACAACGTAATGGATCACTCTTTTATTCCGGATCAAGTTTATAGAAAAAGCATAGAGCTGTTACTCTCAAATCTTAAAATAGAATCATTTGTATGA
- a CDS encoding diiron oxygenase, whose product MSNLKKTLSPKFTSLLEKLNKASEKKQMSLLLDHPWDEPIENAWLKKRENIAIYGTPYYDLATEEERRLLSFYETGSWWYTFIVFENLVSEYYMKIVNHGSLKRFPEVVKYMHHFCKEEIVHAMVFKKAMNHFQIKPFPSPLNLKEIYSHNAGMSEFPLKAIYLTILIEWLAENNAMEDCNSKEISPLSRAVAVEHHKEEARHIEWGKNMIREFIDIVPEFLKEAHESTAPMLRSMLDMSVCSIVVYSRVGFQNPVFRDYKKLIPVVLESENRQKINSRIMAPLMRFFLELGICDPNDNGNMEIWRENRFEKDVEDAIEYFKKKSTEGEDIDNVMNKNYD is encoded by the coding sequence ATGAGTAACCTAAAAAAAACACTAAGCCCAAAGTTTACCAGTTTACTGGAAAAACTAAACAAAGCTTCCGAAAAAAAACAAATGAGTCTGCTTTTAGACCATCCTTGGGATGAGCCTATAGAAAATGCATGGCTGAAAAAGAGAGAAAATATTGCAATCTACGGCACCCCTTATTATGACCTTGCCACTGAAGAAGAAAGAAGGCTTTTGTCTTTCTATGAAACAGGCTCCTGGTGGTACACATTCATTGTATTCGAAAATCTTGTATCAGAATATTATATGAAGATTGTAAATCACGGTTCGCTTAAAAGATTTCCCGAAGTAGTAAAATATATGCACCATTTCTGCAAAGAAGAAATTGTGCATGCTATGGTCTTCAAGAAAGCAATGAATCATTTTCAAATCAAGCCATTCCCCAGCCCCTTAAACCTTAAAGAAATATACAGTCACAATGCTGGAATGTCTGAATTTCCGTTAAAAGCTATCTATCTTACTATTCTAATTGAGTGGTTGGCAGAAAACAATGCAATGGAAGACTGCAACAGTAAGGAAATTTCACCATTATCAAGAGCAGTAGCGGTAGAACATCATAAAGAAGAAGCTAGACATATAGAATGGGGGAAAAATATGATCCGCGAGTTCATAGATATAGTTCCTGAATTTTTGAAAGAAGCGCACGAAAGCACAGCTCCAATGCTTAGAAGTATGCTTGATATGTCAGTATGCAGTATCGTAGTATATTCCCGTGTTGGTTTTCAGAATCCTGTCTTCAGAGACTATAAGAAATTGATCCCAGTAGTATTGGAAAGTGAAAACCGGCAAAAAATCAATTCCAGAATTATGGCACCCCTGATGAGATTCTTCCTAGAACTTGGAATCTGCGATCCGAATGATAATGGAAACATGGAAATCTGGAGAGAAAACAGGTTTGAAAAAGATGTGGAAGATGCTATAGAATATTTCAAAAAAAAATCTACCGAAGGAGAGGATATAGATAATGTAATGAACAAAAATTACGACTAA
- a CDS encoding FAD-dependent monooxygenase translates to MNQKPKYKEYDACIIGAGIAGIFLAWLLGSKGKKVLILEKNAKVNMNGADILKPSGINILEKYGLLQELLNKECRIRDQLGVFYNGIHVNQIDYKAENERGYFMVCPYSILLEVIYDKIKKIDTIELLVNQSFSKINEAKKGVYITLKSGEEIYCPLLIGADGTQSMVREYADIKAHINYYDHVMYFNKYPITSSVEELNRLYIDQDGGLAYFYPINNKEARCVLGFNIKEGKALKESENRENLISRLRKFVTHSDDMLNQIDSLDNFLTFPLCSMHSEQYFKGKIILLGNAAHSIHPVTGQGMNLAVEDTGELFIWLSKYFDGEISLEEALSSYKERRFELNSKILAYGHRLASSFGNETDFMNSLNSKIQTSSRDPSIFNNI, encoded by the coding sequence ATGAATCAAAAACCAAAATATAAAGAATATGATGCCTGTATTATTGGAGCTGGAATTGCCGGAATTTTCTTAGCGTGGCTGCTAGGTTCAAAAGGTAAAAAAGTCCTGATTTTAGAAAAAAATGCTAAAGTCAATATGAATGGAGCCGATATTTTAAAACCCTCTGGAATTAATATCCTAGAAAAATATGGGTTGCTCCAAGAGCTCCTGAATAAAGAATGCAGAATCAGGGATCAGCTCGGTGTGTTTTATAATGGAATCCATGTAAACCAAATTGATTATAAGGCAGAAAATGAAAGAGGATATTTCATGGTATGTCCGTACAGTATTTTATTGGAAGTCATTTATGATAAAATAAAAAAAATAGATACCATAGAACTACTTGTTAACCAGTCATTTTCAAAAATTAATGAAGCTAAAAAAGGAGTATATATTACGCTCAAGTCTGGAGAAGAAATATATTGTCCCCTTCTCATTGGAGCAGATGGTACTCAGTCGATGGTTAGAGAGTATGCAGACATAAAAGCCCATATAAACTATTATGATCATGTAATGTATTTTAATAAATATCCTATTACATCCAGTGTGGAAGAACTCAATCGACTGTATATAGATCAGGACGGAGGATTAGCCTACTTCTACCCTATCAACAATAAAGAGGCTCGATGTGTTTTAGGTTTCAATATAAAAGAAGGGAAAGCTCTGAAAGAATCAGAAAATAGAGAAAATTTGATCAGTCGGTTGAGAAAATTCGTTACCCACAGTGATGATATGCTGAACCAGATAGACTCATTAGATAACTTCCTCACTTTTCCTTTATGTAGTATGCATTCTGAGCAATATTTTAAAGGGAAAATCATACTTTTAGGAAATGCCGCGCATTCCATTCATCCCGTAACAGGACAAGGTATGAACCTAGCTGTTGAAGATACTGGAGAACTGTTCATCTGGCTTTCAAAATATTTTGATGGTGAAATTTCATTGGAAGAAGCATTGAGCAGCTATAAGGAACGTCGTTTTGAACTTAACAGTAAAATTCTTGCATATGGCCACAGACTAGCAAGTAGCTTCGGAAATGAAACAGATTTTATGAACAGCTTAAATTCCAAAATACAGACCAGCAGCAGAGATCCTTCTATATTCAATAATATATAA
- a CDS encoding acyl carrier protein — MKNQELFNKVYYILADIAECDITIIKPDTNLLTEIGVTSLMGLEVLVELEREFNISLDEGVLIKMKTPQDIVTILEEEVTV, encoded by the coding sequence ATGAAAAATCAAGAATTATTTAACAAGGTATATTATATTTTAGCTGACATTGCTGAATGTGATATTACTATTATCAAACCAGACACAAATTTATTAACCGAAATAGGAGTAACCTCTTTAATGGGGTTGGAAGTTCTGGTTGAACTTGAAAGAGAATTTAATATCAGCCTAGATGAAGGGGTTCTTATTAAAATGAAAACACCTCAAGATATTGTTACAATTCTGGAAGAAGAAGTAACTGTTTAA
- a CDS encoding beta-ketoacyl-[acyl-carrier-protein] synthase family protein: protein MKRIVITGMGVVSPIACEKEAFWEKLMNGESGVGELTKLDSSKYKGITRAAEVDLEKDYKNSELLAHFKPYGKAVTYAAAAIDMGLKDAGFERFTKKNNYGVILGTTNGNQDIVERTVDQWNLEIEHGDLSCKAAEMLTYFRPIEMSASIAKYYNLGGTNMVIPTACAAGNYAIGTAYSMIREGRSSLIIAGGADPFTRSCYTVFYRLGAMSKDNCKPFDQNRNGMIVGEGAAVLVLEELEHALARGAKIYGEIKGYGLACDAYDPTAPDPEGSGAILSMNNAIHSSKIDKKNITYISAHGTGTRANDSHEVTAMSNVFKGTTENLYVNGLKSMLGHCMGAASALEAVAATLSLHHQKVPRNRNTEKIDEAFSAHFRIQPSPEIENKIDHVLSNSFAFGGNICSVIFSKYEDK, encoded by the coding sequence ATGAAAAGAATTGTAATTACAGGAATGGGGGTAGTAAGCCCAATAGCTTGTGAAAAAGAGGCATTTTGGGAAAAATTAATGAATGGGGAATCAGGCGTTGGTGAACTCACCAAGTTAGATTCATCCAAATATAAAGGGATTACCCGCGCTGCCGAAGTAGATTTGGAAAAAGACTATAAGAATTCTGAATTGCTTGCACATTTTAAACCCTATGGAAAAGCAGTTACTTACGCTGCCGCTGCGATAGATATGGGGCTGAAAGATGCTGGTTTTGAAAGATTCACCAAAAAAAATAATTATGGTGTTATTTTAGGCACTACAAACGGTAATCAGGATATTGTAGAAAGAACTGTAGATCAGTGGAATCTGGAAATAGAACATGGAGATCTTTCGTGCAAAGCAGCAGAAATGCTTACCTATTTTAGACCCATTGAAATGAGTGCCAGTATAGCGAAATATTACAATCTCGGTGGAACAAATATGGTTATTCCTACAGCCTGTGCAGCAGGAAATTATGCCATAGGTACTGCCTACTCTATGATACGTGAAGGTAGATCTTCCTTAATTATTGCTGGAGGGGCAGATCCTTTTACTAGATCTTGTTACACCGTTTTTTACCGATTGGGAGCCATGTCAAAAGATAATTGTAAACCTTTCGATCAGAACAGGAACGGAATGATCGTAGGGGAAGGAGCTGCTGTTTTAGTATTGGAAGAACTGGAACATGCACTAGCAAGGGGAGCGAAAATATATGGTGAAATAAAAGGATATGGCCTAGCCTGTGATGCATATGATCCCACCGCCCCTGACCCAGAAGGATCTGGTGCTATCTTATCTATGAACAATGCGATACACTCCAGCAAGATTGATAAAAAGAATATCACCTATATAAGCGCCCACGGGACTGGTACAAGAGCCAATGATTCACATGAGGTAACTGCTATGAGCAATGTTTTCAAAGGAACAACAGAAAATTTATATGTAAATGGACTCAAATCTATGCTTGGACACTGCATGGGGGCAGCAAGTGCTTTGGAAGCAGTGGCAGCAACACTTTCATTACATCATCAAAAAGTTCCTAGAAATCGCAATACAGAAAAAATAGATGAAGCGTTCAGTGCTCATTTCCGGATTCAGCCTTCTCCCGAAATTGAAAACAAAATAGATCATGTTCTTAGTAACTCTTTCGCATTTGGCGGAAATATATGCAGTGTAATATTCAGTAAATATGAAGACAAATAA